The following DNA comes from Opitutaceae bacterium.
CAATTGGCAGGAAGAGTGGCTCTACCCGTGACTAGCTTGTAACTCGCTGTGCGGCATTGTGTTTAGAGAATAAGTTTTTGTTCTAAATCCCCCTTTGGCCCGAAATCCCTTGCGTTTAGGGCCCTCTCGTATGTCCTTCACCGCCATCGCTAGAGAAACGTTAGGTAAGTTGTACTGGTGAGTCGTTAGGAGAGCAGGCGCTCGAGTGATGATTTCGAAACCCGAAGGTCGGGAACGGTCCGGCAGCCACGGTGGCTCTACGAAATCAACAGCATGAGTAACTCGAAGCTCTACGTGGGCAATATGTCCTTCAAGACCTCCGAAGACGAACTCCGTTCGGCCTTCGGCCAGTTCGGTTCCGTCACCGACGTTTACGTCGCTATGGACAAGATGACCGGTCGCCCCCGCGGTTTTGCCTTCGTCACGATGGGCACGCCCGAAGAGGCGAAGACAGCCGCAGAGAAGTTGAACGGCACCGACCTCGGTGGCCGCACGCTCACCGTCAATGAAGCTCGTCCCAAGGAAGAGGGCGCTGGTCGCTCCTTCGGTGGTGGCGGCGGCGGCGGTGGCCGTGGTTTTGGTGGTGGCGGTGGCGGCGGTGGCCGTGACCGTGGCTTCGGTGGTGGTGGCGGCCGTGACCGTCGCGATCGCCGCGGTTAATCCCAGCCAGCGTTTCCAAAGACGCTTTTTCCGACCCTCCGGAGCTCCGCCAGGAGCGAAGGAGGGTTTTTCATGCCTCACACCCGAGCGCGAGGCATGACCCCCAGCGAAGCCGAGGGGTGGGTGCCCACTAGAATGCGCGCTTCGCACTTCCCATTCTTGCATTGCGCCTCTACTTCTCGATCCGTGTCCACCGGCTCTGAATTGCTCAAGTCCCGCGTCCGCACGGTCCGCAACTGGCCCATCCCAGGCGTCAATTTCCGGGATGTCACCACGGTCTTTCAGGACCCGGAAGCCTTCCGCTTGGTGATCGACAGCTTCGAGCAGGATGCCCGTTCCCGGGAGGTCGATGTCGTGGCTGCCGTGGATGCCCGCGGGTTCATCTTGGGTGGGGCGCTCGCATACAAATTGGGCAAGCCCTTCGTACTGGTTCGCAAGAAAGGGAAGCTCCCTTACAAGACGCTTTCAGAAGATTACCAGCTCGAGTACGGTACGGCGACGGTCGAGATTCATGCAGACGCATGCAAACCGGGCGACAGGGTCCTCGTGCTCGATGACTTGATCGCCACGGGTGGCACGCTGTCCGCCGCCGTACGCCTGTTTCGCGCGCTTAACGCTGAGGTTGTCGGCGTGGCCGCGATCATCGACCTCCCGGAGCTCGGCGGCTCCGTGCGGCTTCGCGAACTGGGGGTACGCGTGCTGTCGCTCTGCGAGTTTACCGAGCACGAATGAGCCGCCCGCTCACGATCTGGTGCAACGTCGCTCTTCCCGATGCCAGTCGTGCCGACTGGGCTGCACGCCTGTCACCCCACCACGTGCTTTTTGCCGAGACAAAAAGTGCGACTGTTGTGGACGCCACCGGACCGGATCCGCAGCTGCTCGCCGCCGACGTGGTGTACGGCCAGCCCGATCCACAGCAGCTTGCCACTTCGAAACGGCTGCGTTGGTTTGAGGCGTCCAGCGCCGGTTACGCGCGTTACGACACGACCGCCCTGCAGGAGCTCTTTGAGAAGCGCGGGATCTTCTTCTCCAACTCCTCAAGTGTCTTCGCCGAGCCCTGCGCCCAACACGTCCTGTCGCAGATGCTGATGCTCGCCAGGGCGCTTCCAGAATGCTGGTCAAACCAGCTTGAGTCCCGCGGCTGGCCGTACGCGGAGGTCCGCCGCCACTCCCGGCTCCTTGGAGGGGAGACGGTGGTGATGCTTGGCTTCGGTGCCATCGCGCGCCGGCTCGTCGAGTTGCTCGCACCCTTTCGGATGAAACTCTTCGCGGTGCGTCGAAAGGCCTTCAGCGTCCCGGGCGTACACGTGGTGGGTGAGGATCGGCTCAGCGCCTTGCTGGGCGAAGCAGACCACGTGATCAATCTCCTGCCGGAAGGGGAGTCGACGTTTCACTTCGTCAATGCCCGCCGCCTTGCCTGCATCAAGCCCGGGGCGCGCTTCTACAATATCGGCCGTGGTGGCACAGTCGACCAGAGAGCCTTGCGCGAGGCCCTTGAGTCCGGCCGCCTGGGAGCGGCGTGCCTTGATGTGATGACTCCCGAGCCGTTGCCGCCCGACGACCCGCTCTGGTCGGCGCCGCGCTGCTACCTCACGCCACACACCGGCGGCGGTTTTTCAGGTGAACTCGAAGCGCTTCTCGCGCATTTTGCCCAGAACCTCGCGTCCGTGGCGGCCGGCGATCCACCGACCCTGGATCGTATCTGGTAACTGGATACGCCGCGTCGCGGAACGCCGGCGTAGCACCTCCCCCGATGCGTCCGCACTAATCCGCGGCGCGCGTGATGTGCTCGTAGGCGAGGCAGTAGGCGACCATCGCCACGGGCAGGGTCACCACCGCGCCGGCGAGGAAGCAAAGCAATCCCAGGAAGACGAGCAACGCCGCCAGGAGCAGCACCAGGAAGACCCGAAAGGGTTGCGCCATGACGAGGCGGCGACTCGATTCCATCGCCTCCCAGAAGCCGAGCCCCCGGTCAATCACGAGCGGGAAGGTGAAAACGTAGGCGAGTGAGATGTAGATGCCGGCCGCGCCGCAAATGGCGAGGAGGTAGACGGGCATTGGGCGGATGTCCTGCAGGTGCAGGATAAACGGGATCGTAACCAGAAGCTCCAGGGCGGCGCGTACCGCCGAAGCCTGGACAAGCGAATTGCGCTGGATGCGGAAGCCGGAAAAGACCTCCGCGACGCGGGGTGGGGTGCCCCGGAGCGTGAGAAGAATCAGCCGGGAGAGTCCTCCGTAGAGCGGCCCGGCAATCGCAAAGGCGAACACGTATCCAAGTACTGGATGCAATAGCGTGGACAGCTGAAGGACGCCCACGATTGCGCACGCGCCAATCAACAACCCGCCATTCGCCTTGAAGACCTCCCAAGCGCGTTCGAAGCAGGCGAGGGGATCTAGCGGCCCGGAAGCCGGCACGGCCTGTGCAAGCGTGCCCTCGGTTGCCCACGCTTCCGGCAAGGGTGGCGGCGCGTCTTCATCGGGAGCCGCCCTGCCCGAGAGTTCAGGAATCTCGGCGAGAAGGACCCACTCGGCCTCTCCCGCCCGCCGGACCTTGGTCTCGTCATCGACACGGCCATCCCGTTTCCAGGCTAGGATCTGCTCCGTCGTGGCCGGGCCATATTCCTTTCCGTCGTCTCCGAGGACCGTGTACATGTCAGTGAACGAGCACGAGCTTGCGTTTTTCGGGATCGGGTTGCTCGCGATAGAAAAGTGCCGTATGCCCCACTGAACCCACGCAAAGGCAACGGCCTTCGCGCTCGATCTCCTCCATTAGCCGCGCCCGTTGGTGCCGATCCCAGCCCACAAAGCGCAGTTTGACGAGCTCCTGGGTTTCAATCAGCCGCGCCAGTTCCCGGTAGAACTCGGAGGTCAGGCCTGCACGCCCCACCATGAGCGCTGGCTCGCGTGTCTGGCCGAGGCCGCGTAGGAATGTCTTCTGTGAGCCGGTCAGGCTGGGTTGATCCATGGATTTGACAAGGAAACGGATTTCTCAAACGGCGTCCAGCGCGAGTTCCCGCCAAGTCCCGGGCGCCACCCCATCCAGGTTCAAAGCGCCGAACCGACTGCGGTGCAGCTTGGTCACCCCACAGCCATGGACGGCAAACATGCGTTTTACCTGGTGATAGCGCCCCTCTGTCAGCGTCACAGTGGCGCGCCGTGGGCCCGTCTGCACCAACTCGGCAGGCTCGCAGGGCTTGTCTTCCCCGGGGAGGCGCATGGCGCCACTCGCGAATTCCTGGGCGAGGCACGTCGGCAGGTCAGTGTCGACTTCCACCTCATATACCTTCGGCACCTTGTGTTTGGGCGACGTGAGTCGGTGCACGAGCGAACTCTCATCGGTGAGCAGGAGGAGACCGGTGGTGTCTTTGTCCAACCTGCCCACGCTTGTCACTTGAGGATTTCTCGCCCGCCAGCGGGATGGGAGAAGGTCGTAAACGGAAGGGCCCTCGCGCGGGTCGTGCGAACACACCAATCCCGCCGGTTTGTGCAACATCAGGAGAAGTGGCTCGGGGTGGTCCAGGGGAAGGCCATCGACCAGGACGGCGTGAAGCTCCCGCACCTTGCATCCTGCATCATTCGCCACCTTGGCATCCACCGTCACCCGCCCGGCGTCCACCAGGTGGCGCACCTCCCGGCGTGAGCCATAGCCGAGGCTGGCGAGAAGTTGGTCGAGGCGAGGCATGGCGGAGGTGGAACAGCGTGAGGCACTGGACGCAGTCAGGAGGAGGCGAAGCTAAGGAGCTGCCAAGCATTTCAAGAGGCAATTGCGAAAGAGCACCTCGGCGGCAAGACACGGAGGCACCTCGGTCTTTGCCCGGAAACCAAATCATGCCTGGCGCTCTTCCAAACTTGCCACTTCTCCGTGTCTCGAAGACGGTACCCGGATATGGCCCTTTGGGAATATAAAGTCATTACTAGCGGACAGCACGGTTTTGCCACCCCCGCCCTGCTCGAAGCTCATCTCAACGCACTCGGCAAGGACGAGTGGGAGATCATCCACTTTCAAACGTTGCCCAATAATCCGCTCGCCTTCAACGGACTCGTCCGTCGTTCGACCATGCGGGATTGGACACCTCCGGTCGTCGTGCAGGCAGCCCCTGCGCCCGCGCCGGCGCCTTCTCGGCCTGCGCCAGCCGAACTCGACTCCGTGCCTGCACGCCCGGCGGCGGGCGATTCGGTGGTGGAGGAGAAACCTGTCGTCGATGACAAGGCTCCCCTTCGAGAGGAGACGTTCCGCCCGGTTCGCAACACCGACCGCGACCTCGATCCCGAGGCTGAGGACGAGGAAGACGACTGGGACGAATGGGAGGAGGATGAGGATGAACTCCCCACCTTCTTCGAGGCGGTGAAACCCCACATGCGCCGTAACCAAAAGGGTCCGGGTATGGCCGTTGGCGTCGATTACCTCGCCAAGCGATGGGAGCTGCGCGAGGCAGATGTCGTCAATGCGCTTAAGGAGTGTGGATTGACCATCCCGGAGTCTGAGGAGACCGATCCGGAATATTTTGAGTTCGAAGGAGATTTGTTCTGGGTGAACCGGAATAATCGCGGACAGCTCTTCCTGAATACCCGCGAGAAACCGCGCCCTGTTTTTCGTGCCGTCCCGGCCAGCAAGTTGAGCGCCGATGATCCTGCAGCAGCCGAGCTGTCGGCCGAGCGCGCGGCGGAGAAAGCCGAGATAGAAAAACGGAACCAGGAACGCGCACAGCGCGAGGCGGAGCGTCAGGCAGCAGCCCAGGCCCGCGCAGAAGCCCAGGCTGCGGCACGTGCTGCCCGCCAGGCCGCGCAGGCGGCCCAGCCAACCGATGGCCAGCGTGAGGAAGCTCCCGCCGGCGAGGCATCCGCGGATGCCCCCGTTTCGAACGAGCCTGCATCCGATGCCCCTGCCCCGACGGGCGCAGAACTCCTCGAGCGTATTCGCCCCCATATGAGGCGTAATCGTCGCGGCCCCGGCTACTCGGGTAGTTCGCAGTTTCTCTCCCGGGCTTTGAAGTGCAGCGAAAAGAGCCTTGTTGAGGCGTTCGCGGCCCTGGGACTCGAGGCGCCGGCCAACGCGGGTGCCAAGCCCGTCAACGTTGAGATTGGCAATGCCATCTTCTGGATGAATCGCGATGGCAGAGGCGGCCTATGGATCAACGGCAGGGAGAATCGTGGGCAACGGCAGGCCAGCCCCGCCCAAGGCGAGCCGTCTGCGGCTGGCCCCGAGGGAGCGCAGGCCATTCCCACAGATGAGAGTCTTAAGCCCGCTGGTGATAAGGTCTTGGGCGAAAACTCAGACAGCAATCCGGGTGCCCAGCCTGCGGCTCCTGGCTTCGACCAAGGGGCCGCCGGAAGCGGATCCGAGGGCTCGCCGGTTTCTGAAGCGGTGGCGACTCCGGAGGTTGGCGCCGCTGGACAACCCGAGGAAACACCTCCTCCCGCTCCCACGGCGGCCGAGGAGAAGGCGCCCTCTCCCTCCCAAACTGCGCCCTTGGGTGAGGTCGCTCCCGAGACTCCGGTGACCACCGGTGAACCTGAGGCAAGCGAGTCGACTGAGCCGACTGAGCCGACGGAAGACGAGGCCGCGGATGACGCACCTTCGGAATCCAAAGAAGGCGCGAAGCCCAAAAAACGTGTGTCTCGTCCACGGGTGCGGAAGCCCAAGGTGGAGCCCGGTGCTTGAGCTGTAGGGGCTTGTAAAAGGCGGCCTTCCTGAACGGCCTCAGGAGGGCCTATTTATGGCCTTCATTGCATTGTTAAAACCTTGTGAAGGCCTTCATAAAGCCTTACAGGTTCAGAGCGTGGTGCCGATTCAGGTTGCACAGCCATGAGTGTCCTCAGCACGCAACCCCGTGAGAAGATCCTGAAGATCGCCCAGCAGATTCCTGCTTCGGCTCAGGTACTCGCCCAACTTGGGCAGCTTCTTATGGATGTGAACTCCGGTCTCGATGAGATCGCGGTCCTTCTCAAGCGCGATACCGCGCTCGCAGCACGAATCATCCGTATCTCCAACAGTGCCGCCTACGGCGCAGGTTCCCGCGTCGCATCTATCGAGGATGCCGTGAGCCGTGTGGGCTTTGCCGAAGTTTACCGTCTCACCGGTTTTGCCTCCGCAGCACAGGTTTTCGATCACGACCTCAATCTCTACAACATCCCGGGAAGCCTGCTTCGCGCCAATACTCTCGTGACCGCGCTTGCAATCGAATCACTCGCCAGGCGCGTTGGCCTGGATTCGCGGGCCGCTTACACCGCCGGTCTCATGCGTTCGGCTGGCAAGGTCGTTCTCGACAAGTTGGGCAAGCAATCCTCGCCCTACGCCCGTAGCTTTTCCCAATCGGACCAGAGCAATGTGCTTGAGTGGGAGAAAGGCCTGTTTGGCTCCACCAATTGCGAAATCTCCGCGATGGTGCTGGATGCCTGGCATTTCCCCGCTTCCGTCGTTTCTCCCATTCGTGAGCACTATTTGCTGACGAAACCGACAGGACCGTACGCCCGACACACCACTCTGCTCAACATCGCCTCCGGCATTGCAGTCGAATGCGGTTTTGCCATGCCCGGCGAGAATGGCGTCTGGGACCTCACGCCTGAGAAGCTCAAGGCGGAGAACCTCTCGCCTGCCATCGTTTCAGAATGCGGCCAGGAAGCGTACCAGAAGTTCGAGGAGATCAAGGACTGCATCAGCTGATACCGCGCCGACACTAAGGTTTTCAGAACAACAAAAAGGCCGTCCGCGAGGACGGCCTTTGTATTTGGAAGACGGATACAGCACCCGCTCACTTGATGAGCTTGAAGCGACCGCCGATCACGGGAAGGTGCTTCATCTTGCCGTTGGCCGCGTTGATGATGCCGATGATCATCAGTGCGAGAAAACACAACGAGATGAGGGGCCCGAGGATGCCCACGATTGGCAGGAGGAAGGGAAGGAATGCCAGTGGAATCATGAGCGCGAGCCAGCCAAACCAAACGACGATTCCAGCCAGGAAAAGCACGAGACCTTCGTTGGCGTGAAACTTGGCGAAGGGGGAGTCTTTGGCAGCCAGCAGGGGCACCAACCATAGGATCCACAGGTAGGAGAGAATCCCGAAGACCTTGTTCTTGTCGATGTCTTCGGCAGTGGCTGTCGGCTCGTTGGCGGGCGGTGGGGGAGGCGGGATCGAAGCGGCGTCGTTGGACATATTTCGCGGTCTGTTTGAGTTGGCCACCACCCGCAGCACAGGGCTCGAGGGCGGCAGTGATGCGTTTTGAGACAATGGCACTATGGTGGACGCTCGGGTTGCTGGCAACGATTTAGGGAAATGTGCCGGAGCTTGAAAGCCCTTCGGCTTGTCGCACTCTTTGTGACATGCGCGTGCGACACATCTTCATTTCACCCGGCCATAATTTCTATGGCCATATGGGTGTTCCGCCTGGGACGCATCCCGCGATCGAGGTGGACGCCGTCGAATGCGTCGCGGGAAGCGGCCTCAAGGGCGACCGATTCTTCGATCACAAACCGGACTACAAGGGGCAGATTACGTTCTTTTCCTGGGATGTGTTTTGCGACCTGCGCCGCGAGTTGCAGCTGTTTAATGCCCTGCCGTCCGCAATGCGGCGGAATGTGATTACGCAAGGGGTCAACCTAATGGAACTTGTTGGACGGAAGTTTGACCTCCAAGGGGTGTCTTTCGAGGGGATCGAGGAGTGCCGCCCCTGTGAATGGATGGACGAAGCTCTTGGCCACGGCGCGGAGGCCTGGCTGCGAGGCAAGGGTGGCCTGCGCGCAAAAATCCTCACGAACGGCTGGCTTAGAAAACAAGCTCCAAGCGAGCAGGTATCCAGCAGAAGAATCGCTGCAAGTGATTGGCCTGAGAACGAGTTGGGATAGGTTAAATCTCGCCTGGCAGGGGGACATTGTCCGCTTTGGTGAGTTTCCACTCCCTAATTGCCTAGGTGAGCGGTTTTGGCCATATTAGTTCATACTGATGAACGATATGCTTTCCTTGCTCTTCTTGTTTGCCGGCCTGCTTCTCGTGGCGGGCATCGCGGGTGCGGCGGAGCTTGCCTTGGGCATGGTTCATAAGGGCCAGCTGGAAGCTGAAGCCGAGGCGGGTAGCGAGCGTGCCAAGCGGATTTTGGAGTGGATCGAAAATCCCCACCCCATTCTTGCACCACTGCGGCTCGTCTGCTTGGTCACGGCGGGATTTCTTGGCGCCCTCGCGTTTCAGCTCGTGGGGCGGGTGACTGCCGAAGTTGAGCTGCCCTCGAGCCTCGTTTCGTACACGTGGGTGATCCATGGCATTGCGATCGTAGCAGTGGTCGCGCTCGGTTACCTGGTCGTGGAGGCCCTGCCCAGGCGCCTGGCAGTCGCCAACCCGGAGCGGATCGCCATCGTCTTCGTTGGCCTCGCCTCTTTTCTTCGTTCGCTTCTCAAGCCGGTGACCGGAACGGTGGATTGGATTCTCGCTGGCATCCTCAGGCTTTTTGGGTGGGAAGCAAAGCCTCGCCAAGCCGCGGTCACTGAAGACGAAGTCAATGAGCTTATCGAGCAGGGTCTTCAGTCCGGCGTTTTCAACAAGGCTGAGACAGAGATGGTCGCAGGCGTTTTGGAGCTGGATCAGTTGCCGGTCACGGCGCTGATGACCCCTCGGCCGAAAATTGTGTTTCTCAACTACGATGAGCCGGAGGAGGTGAATTGGCGAAAAATCGTCTCCAGTGGACACTCCTACTTTCCGGTATTCCAAGGCACGCGCGACCAAGTGATGGGCATGGTGGCGGTCAAGGCACTGTGGGCCCATTCCGCCATTGGCCTTTCCACCGACTTGAAGAACCTGATGGTGCCGCCACTGATGGTCCCTGAGAAAATGACTGCGATCCAGCTTCTTGAGAATTTTAAGAAGACCGGAAAGCACATCGCCCTCGTCACAAACGAGTTTGGCGCAATCCAGGGCCTGGTGACGCTCATCGATGTGCTTGAGGCGATTGTGGGTGACCTGCCGGCACAGGGCAGGCGTGAGGCGCCTGCCGCCAAGCAACGTGAAGATGGGTCATGGCTGGTCGATGCGACTCTTCCCATCGCCGAGGCCAAGTCGCTATTTGAAATCGATGAACTGCCGCAGGAACGTGAAGCGGAATTCAAGACCCTTGGGGGATTTGTGGTGACGCAACTCGGGCGAATCCCCGCTGCCGGCGATTATTTTCTCGCAGCGGGCTGGCGATTTGAAGTGGTCGATATGGACCGAAATCGCGTCGATAAGCTATTGGTGGCGCGTGCTTCAGGCTCTACCAGGCCGACGATCCCCAACGCCGCGTGAATAAGCTGGGAGCAATTTTCAACAACTCGGGTTTGCATGCCCGGCTTTTAGCCGCGACGGTGGGCATGCGATGAGCGACGCATGCAAGATCCCTTCACCGGCCACCCGACCGTCATCAAAGGCAGTCACCTCCCAGACGCGGCCGAGCGACGCCATCTTCAACACGATCACGAGCGACGACTGGAAGCGCTCGCTCGCCTGGGTTCGGCAGCAGGAGAATGCGGTGTCCGCGCAGATACGGACTTTGATCTCGTCCGCCTCGCAGAAGACGAAGTAAGCCTCCTCGAGGCTGCAGGTCCGCCTTGGACGGGCCTGGGTGATGCGATCCGCGAATGGCGGCAATGCCTGCCATTGGTGACCCTGGAACTCTTCGGATTTCCTGCACAAGGCGAGAATCCGCTGGAGGAGGCCAACCCCCGGCTCCGGAGAATTGGCGGGGGTGTCGAAGCCTGGGCATTTGCCTCCGAAGAAGATCGGTCGGTCTACAAGTTCTTCCTCCCTCGCGAGGGAAAGGCGGTGGGGAGCATTTTCGGTTTCAGGCGGGGCGACGAGGCGTGGTGGGTGGCCGAAGCGAAGTTGGGACATTACCGCGATCTTCTTGAGAAACTCTGGGTGATCCAAAGCATGGGCGGAATGGCGAGTGAAGTTCTCGGCCTGACACCGGATGGTATTCTAGTGGCAAAACAGGTGCTCGGTGAACCGCTTGCCCAAGGGGATGACGTTTCCCAGCTGTTGCCCAAAAGCCTCATCGAAGTGCCTTCCCGGTTTCTCCGGGCCAACCGTGACCACCCCCGGTTGCACTGGCAGGACGGCGACCCCTGGCTGGTTGGCGACCTGCATGCCCGGAACTTCGTGAGAGGTGCAGACGGCAATCTCCACGTGATTGACCTTGTGGCCGCCCGCTTGCCGTCAAGAAGCGGAAACGGCCTGATTGACGACTGGCTGGCGCGCGTGAGGGATGACCCCCGGGCCTCCCTGTTGGCGAACGTGAACGACGACGAGCTGTGAGGTGCCGGATAACCTCTCCCGGGAATGAATACCAAGGCTGCCTCCAGGCCTAACTTAGTGATTGCCACTCCCGAGGCGCCACGGCTTTCTTAAACACTCAATTAGTCAAAAACCCTTTCAATTAAACGCCATGTCAGAACTCGTAGGAAATGTCTTGGTCGGCCAGTCTGGTGGCCCGACGGCTGTCATTAACGCCAGTGTCGCCGGTGTCGTGGCTGAAGCCCTGAACCACAGCTGCATTGAAGAAATCTACGGCTCGCTGAATGGCGTCCTCGGCATTCTTCAAGAGGACTTCATTGATCTCGCGTCGGAGTCCCAACAGACGATTCGCGGCCTTCGCCATACCCCGGGTGCGGCGCTCGGCACCTGCCGGTATAAACTGAAAAAGCAGCAGGATTTCGACCGCGTCCTCGAGGTCTTCAAGGCCCACAACATCCGCTATTTCTTCTACGCGGGCGGTAATGACTCCCAGGATACCGCCGACAAGATTTCGAAGCTGGCCGCTCAACAGGGTTACGACCTCCGCGTGATCGGCATTCCGAAGACCGTGGATAACGATCTCCCGGTGACCGATCATTGCCCAGGCTACGGTTCGGTTGTGAAGTTCATCGGCACCACCGTCCGCGAGCTCGCTTGCGACGCCGAGGCCATGGGTCAGCACGATCTCGTCACCATCCTCGAGGTCATGGGACGCAATGCTGGCTGGATCGCCGCCGGCGCCGCTGTCGCCAAGCGCCGCGACCACCCGCACGATGCCCCGCACCTGATTTATCTCCCGGAGGTCGCGTTCTCGACGGAGAAGTTCGTCGCGGATGTTCAGCGCATTCTGAAGCGCGAGAAGTACTGCCTCATCGTTGTTGGTGAAGGACTCGTCGATTCGGATGGCAACTATGTGAGCGCCTCGGAGAATACTGATGCGTTTGGACATGCCCAACTTGGCGGTGCGGGCGACTACCTCGCTTCGCTCGTGCAGCAACACCTCCCGAGTGTGAAGGCCCGCGTTTCGAAGCCAGGTCACCCACAACGCGCCGCCGCCCACGGTGGTTCGAAGACGGACTCCGATGAGGCGTTCCTCGCCGGCCAGGCAGCCGTGAAGGCCGCCATCAACGGCGAGTCCGATGTCATGGTCACCCTCGTGCGCGGCACCACCGACCATTACACGTGCGAAACCGGTCTGGCTCCCCTCTCCGAGATTGCCAACGGCGTGAAGAAGCTCCCACGCGAGTGGATCAATGAAGACGGCACCAGCATGAACCATCAGTTCGTGCGCTACGTCCAGCCGTTGATCCAGGGTGAGACGCCCGTGCCCTACGAGAACGGTCTTCCCGCGTTCGCTCGACTCGAAAAGGTTCGCGTCGACAAGCTTCTCCCAGCCTACGAGCTCTGAGTTGTCATGGCGCTTCCCGAGAAGTTTTCCGGTGTCACCGTCCTAACAAAGGCCAACGTCTACTTTGACGGGAAGGTCGTGAGCCATTCGGTGGTTTTCCCCGATGGCTCCAAAAAGACCCTTGGCCTGATCTATCCCGGATCCTACCACTTCGGCACCGCAGCTGCGGAGCGAATGGAAATCGTTACGGGTACC
Coding sequences within:
- a CDS encoding RNA-binding protein, which translates into the protein MSNSKLYVGNMSFKTSEDELRSAFGQFGSVTDVYVAMDKMTGRPRGFAFVTMGTPEEAKTAAEKLNGTDLGGRTLTVNEARPKEEGAGRSFGGGGGGGGRGFGGGGGGGGRDRGFGGGGGRDRRDRRG
- a CDS encoding adenine phosphoribosyltransferase, whose protein sequence is MSTGSELLKSRVRTVRNWPIPGVNFRDVTTVFQDPEAFRLVIDSFEQDARSREVDVVAAVDARGFILGGALAYKLGKPFVLVRKKGKLPYKTLSEDYQLEYGTATVEIHADACKPGDRVLVLDDLIATGGTLSAAVRLFRALNAEVVGVAAIIDLPELGGSVRLRELGVRVLSLCEFTEHE
- a CDS encoding NAD(P)-dependent oxidoreductase, with protein sequence MSRPLTIWCNVALPDASRADWAARLSPHHVLFAETKSATVVDATGPDPQLLAADVVYGQPDPQQLATSKRLRWFEASSAGYARYDTTALQELFEKRGIFFSNSSSVFAEPCAQHVLSQMLMLARALPECWSNQLESRGWPYAEVRRHSRLLGGETVVMLGFGAIARRLVELLAPFRMKLFAVRRKAFSVPGVHVVGEDRLSALLGEADHVINLLPEGESTFHFVNARRLACIKPGARFYNIGRGGTVDQRALREALESGRLGAACLDVMTPEPLPPDDPLWSAPRCYLTPHTGGGFSGELEALLAHFAQNLASVAAGDPPTLDRIW
- a CDS encoding GYF domain-containing protein produces the protein MYTVLGDDGKEYGPATTEQILAWKRDGRVDDETKVRRAGEAEWVLLAEIPELSGRAAPDEDAPPPLPEAWATEGTLAQAVPASGPLDPLACFERAWEVFKANGGLLIGACAIVGVLQLSTLLHPVLGYVFAFAIAGPLYGGLSRLILLTLRGTPPRVAEVFSGFRIQRNSLVQASAVRAALELLVTIPFILHLQDIRPMPVYLLAICGAAGIYISLAYVFTFPLVIDRGLGFWEAMESSRRLVMAQPFRVFLVLLLAALLVFLGLLCFLAGAVVTLPVAMVAYCLAYEHITRAAD
- a CDS encoding YhbY family RNA-binding protein: MDQPSLTGSQKTFLRGLGQTREPALMVGRAGLTSEFYRELARLIETQELVKLRFVGWDRHQRARLMEEIEREGRCLCVGSVGHTALFYREQPDPEKRKLVLVH
- a CDS encoding pseudouridine synthase, which encodes MPRLDQLLASLGYGSRREVRHLVDAGRVTVDAKVANDAGCKVRELHAVLVDGLPLDHPEPLLLMLHKPAGLVCSHDPREGPSVYDLLPSRWRARNPQVTSVGRLDKDTTGLLLLTDESSLVHRLTSPKHKVPKVYEVEVDTDLPTCLAQEFASGAMRLPGEDKPCEPAELVQTGPRRATVTLTEGRYHQVKRMFAVHGCGVTKLHRSRFGALNLDGVAPGTWRELALDAV
- a CDS encoding HDOD domain-containing protein codes for the protein MSVLSTQPREKILKIAQQIPASAQVLAQLGQLLMDVNSGLDEIAVLLKRDTALAARIIRISNSAAYGAGSRVASIEDAVSRVGFAEVYRLTGFASAAQVFDHDLNLYNIPGSLLRANTLVTALAIESLARRVGLDSRAAYTAGLMRSAGKVVLDKLGKQSSPYARSFSQSDQSNVLEWEKGLFGSTNCEISAMVLDAWHFPASVVSPIREHYLLTKPTGPYARHTTLLNIASGIAVECGFAMPGENGVWDLTPEKLKAENLSPAIVSECGQEAYQKFEEIKDCIS
- a CDS encoding molybdenum cofactor biosysynthesis protein, with product MRVRHIFISPGHNFYGHMGVPPGTHPAIEVDAVECVAGSGLKGDRFFDHKPDYKGQITFFSWDVFCDLRRELQLFNALPSAMRRNVITQGVNLMELVGRKFDLQGVSFEGIEECRPCEWMDEALGHGAEAWLRGKGGLRAKILTNGWLRKQAPSEQVSSRRIAASDWPENELG
- a CDS encoding hemolysin family protein — translated: MLSLLFLFAGLLLVAGIAGAAELALGMVHKGQLEAEAEAGSERAKRILEWIENPHPILAPLRLVCLVTAGFLGALAFQLVGRVTAEVELPSSLVSYTWVIHGIAIVAVVALGYLVVEALPRRLAVANPERIAIVFVGLASFLRSLLKPVTGTVDWILAGILRLFGWEAKPRQAAVTEDEVNELIEQGLQSGVFNKAETEMVAGVLELDQLPVTALMTPRPKIVFLNYDEPEEVNWRKIVSSGHSYFPVFQGTRDQVMGMVAVKALWAHSAIGLSTDLKNLMVPPLMVPEKMTAIQLLENFKKTGKHIALVTNEFGAIQGLVTLIDVLEAIVGDLPAQGRREAPAAKQREDGSWLVDATLPIAEAKSLFEIDELPQEREAEFKTLGGFVVTQLGRIPAAGDYFLAAGWRFEVVDMDRNRVDKLLVARASGSTRPTIPNAA
- a CDS encoding 6-phosphofructokinase: MSELVGNVLVGQSGGPTAVINASVAGVVAEALNHSCIEEIYGSLNGVLGILQEDFIDLASESQQTIRGLRHTPGAALGTCRYKLKKQQDFDRVLEVFKAHNIRYFFYAGGNDSQDTADKISKLAAQQGYDLRVIGIPKTVDNDLPVTDHCPGYGSVVKFIGTTVRELACDAEAMGQHDLVTILEVMGRNAGWIAAGAAVAKRRDHPHDAPHLIYLPEVAFSTEKFVADVQRILKREKYCLIVVGEGLVDSDGNYVSASENTDAFGHAQLGGAGDYLASLVQQHLPSVKARVSKPGHPQRAAAHGGSKTDSDEAFLAGQAAVKAAINGESDVMVTLVRGTTDHYTCETGLAPLSEIANGVKKLPREWINEDGTSMNHQFVRYVQPLIQGETPVPYENGLPAFARLEKVRVDKLLPAYEL
- a CDS encoding pyrimidine/purine nucleoside phosphorylase; translated protein: MALPEKFSGVTVLTKANVYFDGKVVSHSVVFPDGSKKTLGLIYPGSYHFGTAAAERMEIVTGTCKVTLDGQTAVASYAAGAAFDVPANSGFTIEVAVVTEYICSFLP